In Struthio camelus isolate bStrCam1 chromosome 3, bStrCam1.hap1, whole genome shotgun sequence, the DNA window GCGGGGGGGGCGGCGCAGTCTCTGTgtgcgcggggggcgggggggggagggccggCCCGTGCGGGCGCGCAgcagccggccgcggcggggtTAATGCCTCCTCGGCTCTGTTTgctgcccgcctgccccccccccaaaaaaatatcCCCCCTAAAAGCAAGGGGGGAAAGCCCCAAGTGTTGGAAAGTCACACCTCAGCAGCCGCGCACACTGCAAACAGCCGTCCCGCCAGTCGCACCGGGACTTCAAACCTTTGTTTGAAACCAATTACGTGGCAAAAGTTTATTTtcggtggggagggagggggggagggaggaagaggtgtCCCGTTTCCCTGCCAGGCGCTGCAGCGCCTCTTCCATTTTGCGGCGCTCCCAGCCCGGCTCAGCGGCAGCGGGTTCACATGGCCAAGTCAGTGACTGTAACTCACGCTGCTTGCAACAAAAGAAACGTACATGGCTCGCAGAGGCGTCTTAAGGGAAACGATTTCTCTGCTCGGATAAGAAGGGCCAACTCTTTTTTGCACGTTGGTAGTACCgggtgtggtggtttttttgttgctgttgttgttgttttttccttccaccccccccccccccggcagcctaAGTCAATGTGTTCCCGCGCACGCCAGAAAGCACTTACGCGGAGGTTTTCTGCGCAGGCCGCTTTGCACCAAGCCTGCGCGCTgctgcgcgcagcccccgcgcgccaacagcccttttcccccccccccgccccgcgcggccccttCCCGCGCTGCGAGGCCGctcccggccactccgaaaaaaTTGGCGGCGCCCaatggggcgcggggcggggcggggggcggcgcggcgcggcgcggggccgggcgggcgggcggcgcggcgcggcgcggcggcggcggcggcgtttatatgggggcggcgcggggcgccgccgagTTCCAGCAGTTCGCTCGCTGCCCTGCAGCCGCGGTCGCCGCCTTGGCCGGGCACCCGCCGTCCCAGCCGTGCCGGGAACGAGACGGGACCATTTTCGGATCTCACGCCAGCAggcccccttctcctccttccctccctccctcccttcccccccgcccctcccgcctaGTCGTGGCTTTTCCAAACCCTCCGAGGAGAGCGGGATCTTTCGGTCCTTCCTGCATTTCCGACCATTACAGGATCTAGAAATGTCTACGACACTTTTATCTGCCTTCTACGACATTGATTTCTTGTGCAAGGTAGGGcagggcccggcgccgcggggcggggggccgcggtggggccgggccgggccgggggtgccgCGCTCGGCGGGGGGAGAGCCGTGACAGCCGCAGGCAGCGCGCGCGGCCGCGGAGAGGGCGCCCGACCCGCTCGGGTAACACCGTGCGCTCCGGAAACTTGGGAGAGGCGCTCTGCGCCCGCGCGATAGGGTGCGTGTGgtcttgttttttgctttttttttttcttgttgcttttttttttggggggggggggaagctgcaaACGGCTTGAGCCGCTCGCAGGCTCTCGCCCACCAGCGTTGCACAGCTGAGAAGGACTTCTCAAGAGTTATGCTGCGAAGCCTTGAGACGTGTCTTAACCCCTGACTCTCCCTAACGCGCGGGCTGCAGAAAACGCCTAGTTTCGGCGTTTCGGGTCTCGAgaaggcggcgctgcgggcgcggagcagcgcggtgtcccgcggagccgccgcgcggcTGGCGGTCGTCCTGcaaaccctctctctctcttttccccctatCTCTGTTCTCTACCCCATGtcgcccccctcctcctcctcctccccccctcccgctcccagACCGAGAAGTCCCTGACCAACCTGAGCAGCATGCTGGACAAGAAGGCAGTGGGCACCCCGGTGACCTCCCCCAGCTCCAGCTTCGCGCCGGGATTTCTGCGGAGGCACTCGACCAGCAACCTGCAGGCTCTGGCCAACAGCTCCAAGTTCCCCAGCCCCACCGgctccagctcttcctcctcttcctcctcctcctcttcctcgttcGGCAGCTTGAAGGAgacgggcagcggcggcggcggaggcgggagcagcagccccaccgCCTTGCTCAACAAGGAGAACAAGTTCCGGGACCGCTCCTTCAGCGAGAATGGCGAGCGCAGCCAGCACCTcatgcagcagctccagcagcagcaggcggcggcggcggccggcaagGGGGgcggctcgggcggcggcggcggcggcgcccccatCAACTCGACGCGCTACAAGACGGAGCTGTGCCGCCCCTTCGAGGAGAGCGGCGCCTGCAAGTACGGCGAGAAGTGCCAGTTCGCCCACGGCTTCCACGAGCTGCGCAGCCTCACCCGCCACCCCAAGTACAAGACCGAGCTCTGCCGCACCTTCCACACCATCGGCTTCTGCCCCTACGGCCCGCGCTGCCACTTCATCCACAACGCCGAcgagcgccgccccgcgcccggcgccggcaccgccgccgccgcctcccccgccgccgccgccgggccgcaccaccaccaccaccaccaccatcaccaccaccagcacccgccgccgccgcaccacGCCGCCGGCAGCACCGGCGACCTGCGCGCCTTCGCCCCCCGCGACCAcccgctgggcggcggcggcggcgccgccttcGGGCACcagcgcggcggcgagcggcccAAGCTGCATCACAGCCTGAGCTTCTCCGGCTTCTCGgcccaccaccagcaccagcagcagcaccaccaccaccacccgcacggcgccgcgcagccgccgccgcagccgccgccgccgccgcagcagcagcccggcggccgcctgGACGCCGCGCTGCTGGAGAGCCCCGGCGGGTcgcgcacgccgccgccgcccgcctccgcctcctaCTGCGAGGAGCTGCTCTCGCCGCCCTGCGCCAACAACGCCTTCGCCTTCTCGGGCCAGGAGCTGGGCAGCCTCATCGCCCCGCTCGCCATCCACACGCAGAACttcgccgccagcgccgccgccgccgccgcggccgccgccgccgccgcctactaccgctgccagcagcaggcggcggcggcggcgccgggcgggggctgcccgccgccccccgcctcgcCGCCCTTCAGCTTCCAGCCCCTGCGCCGCCTCTCCGAGTCGCCCGTCTTCGacgcgccgccgagcccgccggacTCCCTCTCCGACCGCGAGAGCTACCTGAGCGGCTCGCtcagctccggcagcctcagcggcTCCGAGTCGCCCAGCCTGGACTCGGGCCGCCGCCTGCCCATCTTCAGCCGCCTCTCCATCTCCGACGActagggcggcgggcggcgggcggcggccgggccagccgcggagccgcgccgcgccgcggagcccggccctccgctgccgcccgcccccggctgccgaGCAAGTAAGTGAACGAGCGAAGAAAGTGGGGCTTCTTGTTgtcgcgtttttttttttttatatatatataaatatacgtGTACGTACACACCGAgagctgaacaaaacaaaaaaaaaaaaggatttttgcaAAAGGGCAAATGACATGAACTGAACAAACCTATTTTTATAGAGAGACCTTGGAAGAaggggatttttgttttgggttttttgttgttgttgttcttctttgGAGACAAGTTATAATATGCACCAGCAGCAGCCATTCcatctgtgtgtttaaaaaaaaaaaaaaaagcattagaaaaagaCACCACCAGAAAGCAACATACAATCTGGGGAGCCCGAGTTCTGCCTTTCaagctcctccaaatcttcagACACAAAAATAAGTTACTAAGTAGTTTGTCTTTCAATCCAATCTAAATAAAAAACCACAGAACATACTAAACCTATaagcttttaaaaagagaaatccaaCATCCTGCCAAGAATATGCCTTGATAACAACCttcttttttatatatctatatattattattataacaaATGCTAAAACCTTCATTCCAAAGTTTAATATTGGTTCCATTGCCACCACTTAGTGGATGTTTGGCttagaacaattttttttgttgttgctttattTGGAAGCACTCAACTGAGTTTAGTTTGTAATTGTTGGAGAataactgctgattttttttaattttttttagctgtttgaGTTGATTGCATGAATGAGTCACTGCACACAACTCAATATGAAACTATTTAACTTATTTATTATCTTGTGAAAAGTATACATTGGTAATTTGTTCATACTGTATTTATCGGGTATGATGAAAAGCAATAGatatatattcttttattatGTTTAAATTATGATTGCCATTATTAATCGGCGAAATGTGGAGTGTGTTCTTTTCACAGTAATATATGCCTTTTTGTAACTTCACTTGGTTATTTTATTGTAAATGAGTAAAATTCTTAATTTAAGAGATTGTatgtaatatttatttcattaatttctttccttgtttACGTAAATCTGAAAGATTGCATGGTTTCTTTACAGAAATCGGTCTCGATGCTGTGGAAGTAGTTTGAGGAATTTCTATGGGTTTTTTTAGAATGTAAATGGTTGTAGCCCGTCCGAgttgaaaagcaaatgaaaaaaaaaaaaaaaaaagacttacttAGCAATCAGACTTCAAAGTGGCAAACCTAATTCAAACTTGTTTAAAGTAaccaaaaagtatttttgttgccTAACTCCACCAATCACACTGTGATATAATCTCAAAGTATGTAGCAATAATTGGGGGTCCCAGTATTACGTCTCACAGTGCCTTCTTGAGGGTCCATGCTTGCCTTAAATATTTCTCAACCAAATAAGTATTTTTCCTAATGCTTGAGATGATTTGAATGTAGGGATGGGTTTTAACTACAACAAAATCTCACCACTTTTTATTTTATAAGAACGGAGGCCATCTTTGGATCTGAAACTTTATACAGTACAGAAACATATCTTGTTTAACTGAATTCCaaaacttgtaatttttttttttcttatgtagaaAGTCAGGAGTTTTCCAAAACTTTCCTGGACGGTGGATGAATGAGCAGTAGCTTAGTTTTGTTTGTACATAGGTACAGATTGAGCACTATGTACTCTTTTGGACTACTTTAACAGAAGTATGTTTTGAATGTAACTAAAGCATAAGTCAACTTGAGTTGTAATATATTTTTCGGGAGTCAGTTCACTACAAATTGTGTGAGACTGTAAACTTTGTACTGTAAATGTTTTGTAGTTCTCCCAAtaaaatttttttggaaaaaaaaaaaaaaagccaaaccaaaaacacaaacaaaacgcACCGCACCACCCTTCGACCTGGGGGCGGCGTGCTGGCAAGGCACCGCGTGTTTTTTGCTAGCGGCccgttccccccaccccgctcccacCCCCTCAGAAACGTGCCTAATTACCCATTAACCAGTTtgggccgtgccccccccccccctcctccggccGCAGCTCCCAGGCTCTTCCAGAAGCTTCTGGGGGCAGCgccagccctgtccccgtcccgcTTTTTCGGAAGAGGGCGGGGGCCCAAACCTCTGCTGCTTGGGTCTCAACAGCTGGAATGGAAAAACCTACTAATGGCATTCATCAATAACACGGCTtatggggggggggcggtgttAACGTGCCATGAGCCTTCAGTGCTTGCTTGGGATCAGGAGGAAATGGCAGTTTGGGTAATAAAAAGGCATAATTAAAGTTCGCCCTTTGTCCCGAAAGCTTTGTTCCTCTTGGGTTGAAGGAATGCAGACTTCTGCTGTAGCGCTCGTCAGCAGGGCTCTGCCGGTGGCCCTCGCGCTAACCTCAGATGTTTCGAGCTGTTGTCCGGGCTTGGGTTTTTAAACAAATTACCTTTCTGAGGATATATTTATATAACAAAATGCTCGGTGGCCCGTGGATCGTGTGTTTGTTGATACTGGAGGAATTTTTAAAACGATAACTCCATAAAATCCGTTCTTTATTCCAATCCGTCTCTTAAGCTCTAAATCATGATTTCTACAggcttatttttgttcttttgtcaTACTAATAATAAATGTTGTTAACGTTATGGCATCTCTGTACTGTCTGGAGTGCCGCAGTACTTTCTATAAATACGAGGTAGAATGTAATACCGCTGCCATATGTTTGTGTAACAAACCTTGGACTGACtctcagtttaaaattaaaacaaatgtaagCAGTATACGGCAACTCAGTCCAGCTACAGCAATCATCCTTTTTTATGTATTAGTTTGATTTGTTTGCTCAGAGTGGTTTCCTTTATTCCCCAGCTAATTTCTGGAGAAACttgggtggtttttttccccctccttcctgggGCTGCTTGCGCAGCACCTAGGACTCCCAGTGCGCCCCCAGTGCAGCGCGGCTGTCACGTCTGCGAGGAGAAGGACGTTCTCCCGTGTTTTGCTGCTCAGGAGCAGGAACAAAGAGTAGCTGTTAGTTTAGCTGGGGTCTAAGCTAGCGTCTTAATAGCtcattttctggttttgaaacTAATTGTCAAACTAAAACTGCATAAACGAGGGGTGCGCACCGTTCACTTAGTTTCgcattttcctccttccttagGTATGCTTGTTCGCTTCTGTCccttgcccagctcttcccccgagcctgcctttctctttccaaagtaGATAAGAACATTATTTATTGCTGAATTTCACTGATCTAGGGCAGCTGTATTCCGTCGGCTCAATACTTTCGTCTTTTATACTGTTTTTCTGTTCATTAAACAGGATCTTAATGTGAGTCACGGCGGTTCGGTTTGGTGTTTCCTGGTTGGAATAAGAACCCTGCAAGTTTTGCAGCAGCTGTTCCGCGTTAAACACAACTGCACGGGTGTTAATTCCAgcatcttgtgtgtgtgtgtgttggaaaTGCTGCCAGGAAAGCAAGGGTAACAGTTTGTGGAAGTCTGCCAGAAGATGGGTGTGTGCTCGCATGTGGGGAAAGCAGGGCCTAAGCAGCTCTGTATCCTTCCCAGCGTCAGTGATATTCTGAGGCCAGTCGTGTACCGTATTTTGTTTATATCTCTGCAAAAGTGTATTTCAAAACAGTCTGTTTCGATGTTATGTGCCGCTGTTCAGCAAACTAGAAGTCCTTGAACTGGGAAGATAGAGCGTCTGTTTCTTGTGCCGCACAATCCAATGTTAACCTTTAAACTGATGACTTATGTTGTTGATTCACGCAGAAGTTCTGTAGCTTTCCTTTCGAATTTCAACGACGCATGTAAAGCTGGTCAGACCATTCAGGAATTTCCTGATACCTTGCAATAAATCAATACACTCCgcataaaaataaactgtttttcttcaagATCTTTGAATTAACACGGAACTCTAAGCCTGGTCTCTGCTATCGCACATTAATTTTCAGATACTTCTTTTAAACGTTTGGGGCCCTTAAAATGATTTGGGGGAATCAGGAAAACAGGGATTTTACTGGTCATTATTGGCTAGGACCGAGTCTTGCCTGCTTGCTTCAGCTGATAATCTTTGAAAGAAATTGCAGCAAACACTTACTTAAACTTACAGAAATAAGCCTAACGATACAGATCTTGAAAAAAGAATTGATTGGACAGGTCTTTAGTATGGTCGTTATGGGATATTCACATGTTTCAGATGAACTGTTTTGATTTTAGTTTCTAGTCCTCTCAATTTCCAGGGGCTTTTATTTGGGTTTTTCAGTTTGCCTTCTTCAGGTGGAGTGGGCGTGCAGTGATTCAAGTGCTTTTACTTTTTCTAGGCTTTGGGTTTTGCTGCCTGACACAGGGTACTGGAAAAATTAAACCTGTTTCGGCGCACGTCTGAGTGGATTGCGCAACACTGAAAATACTCCCAGCAGTGTGCCAGGAAGCACAGGCACGCTGCTTTTCACTCAGTATATCATGGTCAGGcttaagctgatttttttttttttttttatgatttaccCCCAGTTCACGTGTAGGTGCTCGAACTTACAACACGACCTGTCTAACTTGCAAAAAAGGGCACATCACCACTGGAGGAGTTAGAAGACTGCAGACTGTTCTTCTTTTCAGTATATTCCACAGTGCAGGACACTGCAAACCCAAAACTCAGTGGTTAATAGATGGGTGGAATGAATCTTTTCCAGAAAACCATTTAAATGTCCAGTGCaagtctttgaaaaagaaatgattcCCCTCCTGCCATCTGTCCCTTCACCATCCCATCTGATCTCATCTATTCAGTCTTTCAATACATGCTGGAGCGTGtggcttaatttttaaaaaattgcgtACATTGTGTGCACCTGaatctcattttcaaaaaaggCCCGAGATTTATTTGTATTTACGATCACGGCACACTTACTTTCATTTTGTCATTTTGCTATAATAATATTAAAGCTAAGggactgtgctatattttttaaattgtatggTTTGTCTTTTCAGGCTAACCTTGAGCGCGAATGCTACTTTAAAGAGCTTCCTGTGGTGGTGCTCTGTCAGTGATCAGATAGGATGTTTCAGGTTTTGACTGTTGAGCTTAGAGAAGTTGGCAGTACTTCAGCTCTGAAAACTGAAACTTCACTTTCTGATGCTTCCCCTGAAGTTCACATTCCTGAGTGGTTTAAGGCAAGGTACAGGGCTTTCCACTTTGTTGCAGCGGAAGGACAGTTAAATCTTCCCTTCTGCCAACCCTGCAGCTGGTTGGTAACCTCCCAGGAAGGGGCAGACTTGGCGGCTGGAGGCAGCAGTATCCCAAATGCAAGACTGGTAAGTGCTCATCTGCTGAAGACGGCAGCAGACAGTCAGGATGACCGACCCGAAGTGATGTAGCAGTTCGGCCTCACTAGAAGAGAGCTGTTTCTCCACTCCCAGTGAGAGAGTTTGCTGCTTCCCGGCATGTACTGACCCCTCGATCGAGCCAGTTTGGGTCACTGCTGCGTCAGACGCGCTTCACCGTGTTGACGCAGGTGATAGGACGTGGCTGGGGCTGAGCGATTGGTTCACTGCCACCAAAAAGGACAGCTTG includes these proteins:
- the ZFP36L2 gene encoding mRNA decay activator protein ZFP36L2 — translated: MSTTLLSAFYDIDFLCKTEKSLTNLSSMLDKKAVGTPVTSPSSSFAPGFLRRHSTSNLQALANSSKFPSPTGSSSSSSSSSSSSSFGSLKETGSGGGGGGSSSPTALLNKENKFRDRSFSENGERSQHLMQQLQQQQAAAAAGKGGGSGGGGGGAPINSTRYKTELCRPFEESGACKYGEKCQFAHGFHELRSLTRHPKYKTELCRTFHTIGFCPYGPRCHFIHNADERRPAPGAGTAAAASPAAAAGPHHHHHHHHHHHQHPPPPHHAAGSTGDLRAFAPRDHPLGGGGGAAFGHQRGGERPKLHHSLSFSGFSAHHQHQQQHHHHHPHGAAQPPPQPPPPPQQQPGGRLDAALLESPGGSRTPPPPASASYCEELLSPPCANNAFAFSGQELGSLIAPLAIHTQNFAASAAAAAAAAAAAAYYRCQQQAAAAAPGGGCPPPPASPPFSFQPLRRLSESPVFDAPPSPPDSLSDRESYLSGSLSSGSLSGSESPSLDSGRRLPIFSRLSISDD